TCTCATGGTATACGGACTTCGTTTGTCTCATACACATAGCAATCAGACCTAATTGTGACCCTGAGGGCAATTCATCCAAGTCATCAGTCTCGTTATATTGATTAATCTGAATGTATGCTAAAAGACCATCGCTACTATCTCTGCCAAGTCCAGAAAACTCCATCCGGCATTTGTGCCCTTTACTCCGTACCCAATTAATCATATCCATGACTTCCATGTTTATCGTTATCAACCAATCTAGCATCTATCTGCGCGTACAGTCGAAGCTACTGATGATATCATTCCATCCGATAACAGTCAaattgtttttgttctcaTAGTTGTAATCCACCGAGCCGAATGTACATCCCGTAGGACTCCTGCAACTGTCGGTACAGCTGGTCGTGCGTGGGTAGCAGTAGAACTCTTCGCCATCTGGGGAAAACGTGGTTGTGTTGTGATAGAAAGGTTCTTTGAGTTGATGGCATTTGTCCAGCTCATACACCTCATAGGAGCAAGTGCCTGTTGAGTTGGCACCTGTGCATAGCAAGACCTGGATCATAAGAGGTTAGTATAAGCCAAgacatgagatgagacaggGATAAAGAGTCAAGAATGTGGAACTTACACCTCCAAGCTTTCTCTTGTGTAGAAACGGTAGAGGAGAAGCAGATATGCTCATGGCCGAAGCAAGTGTTATGATGGCAATAGATAACTTCATGGCTGCCGTTATGTATCCGTATTGCTGTATGATATTCAGACAGTGGTTATTGGGGCCCCAAAGCCGAGAAGGTTTTGCTTGAATGAGACAAAGTAGTGAAATGATTTGAGTCAGATTCTCAGCAGAGGTTGGGCTTGAATTGTTTATATATGTTGGCAATATGCGGATATTAGTCAATCATTCGACGGTTTATTGCTGCAAGTTGTGTACCAACCTCCTCCTGAGGTGCGACCAATCGACCTTTTAACAAACTTCCACTACATATGACTTCACCAAAATCGTCTGCTTTTCTCCGACGTACGAATCGTGTGACTAAACTAGACGCAACCTCCAATCGTCGCTTGATTAATTACACAGCGTCGAGAGATCTCCGCCGACGTCATGTCAACCGATTAGTTCAACAGCGTTGGGCATGGTGATCATTCTGTCATCCTTTGATGTCCACACCACCTTTCCAATGCCGTTTTCTCGAATAAAATAAGCAAGAAACGCCAAGTCGAGGACGGCTAGCTGCGTCAAAGTTAATTTTTTATGATCTGCATAACTACGGCTGTCACGGCTCTTTCTCCAGGCCTGGCCCGTTTCCCGTTTCCGGATCGAGGTGACAAACGAGGTTGGAGGTAGGACAAAGAATTCTGGGCCTATGGTTGGACAATTCAATCCATGATACGGATATAGACAGGATAACTAAGGACGGCCTCCAATGTGCAACAAGCTACAGACACTGCAGAGCCAGTATTCTTACATTAGAATTGACGAGATATCTTGTCCGTCTTAGAACTGTATCGTATTGAGATTGCTCCCTTGCTTGGATATTGGCCGCCTATCAAACCTTGTGACGTATATGAGGAGGTTGCGCATTTGTTGTCCAAGAACAGAAGATGCCGTCATGTCTCGCGCCGCTGTTTCAGTGAAACACAATTTGGCCGAGCCTGTCTAGACCATGACACCCCAAACAGCCCATCTTCGCTTGTCATTTCCACGAGCGCTTCCACAAAGCAGATCCAGACTGGGTTGGATGTGACGTGATAACGCCTGCCGATGGGCCAGTACTGCAAGGGGTTTTTCTCCGTCTTCGTCAACGGCTTCGCTAGAGTCAATCAACACACTCGTGCAACGAAACATAGAAGCATGtgatttccttctttgtttttCTAGTTCCTGTGTAAACCAATCTCAAACGCCGCGCTTATACAACATTAATTAACCTCCTGGTACACTACTCGACATGCCAAGCTAGAGGGGAGCGCACGACGTTCCAGTTCGATTGTGGTCTAAACAAGGTCGCATGGGTATATGCGCCCCGCGGGCAATCGctttgtttcgtttcgtGCTTGTCCTTATTTCGCTTACTGCAGTAGTTCCTCGCAGGTCCAGTCCTCGTAGCTTCACCAAACGCGTCAGCAAGACCATTCTACCACGCCAGGTATAATCACCACTTACTAGCCATCGGGCATGTAGCGCCGCACGATCAGGGGaattttcttttccctcATCTCCTTGATCGCAATCTGCAGGGGATCTGTCTCAccctcgagatcaacaagcacagGCGCATTCATGCTGCAACTGATTAGTCTTGCTGCATCGCTACAATTCATCAATATTTTGCAAACCTAATCTGCAAAGCGCGTGTGCCGAGGATACGCGCTCTCTCGTACTTGGTCATGTAGGGTGTTGTGGTTCGCTCGCTCTCGGGTatcttcttgtctttcagGAGTCTATCGCCGCCCTTCACCGCGTTCGCGATAGCAGAAGGGTCTCCAGAGTTGATAATGTTGTCGTCCTGGTTCTCTTGTTggttctcgccatcatcggcaGGCTCAGGGTCGTAGTAGTCGTTgatctcctcatcctcgtaCATGGCATCATCGCTGCCTGGTAGTTAGAATCGCGTGCGCTTCAACGAGAAAGCCAGTAAACTTACCCTCCAGCGCCAGCCACATCGccttcatcaaagtcagACATGATTTATGATATTGATAAAGTATTTGCGGAGAAAAACTGGTGTTGCGATCGAGAGTTGTATGTAATGAATGGTTTCAGGAACAATCAATCCAACCTCGTAAAAAAGTTCTAGAGAAGAACAAAGTAAAACCTGGTTTGGCCGATATTTAGCCGGCGCACCTTCAGGCGCGGAAGCTGCAAAGTGGGTCGTGTCTTCTGATCCCTGTCGATAAATCGTCCGCCCCCACCAAAAAAAATCAAGGCCACCGCCTAAAATGAACTTAATTCTGCCACTTGAAAGCTCAACTTGACCTTCACAATTCAAGCCGCCCTCGGCATGATAGCATCATGAGCAAAAGAGATGCTGCTGAGGCAGCGCCTGAAGCACCCCTAGCCAAAAGAGCCAATTGCGGCGGCCCAGAT
This is a stretch of genomic DNA from Fusarium graminearum PH-1 chromosome 4, whole genome shotgun sequence. It encodes these proteins:
- a CDS encoding DNA-directed RNA polymerases I is translated as MSDFDEGDVAGAGGDDAMYEDEEINDYYDPEPADDGENQQENQDDNIINSGDPSAIANAVKGGDRLLKDKKIPESERTTTPYMTKYERARILGTRALQISMNAPVLVDLEGETDPLQIAIKEMREKKIPLIVRRYMPDGYYEDWTCEELLQ